The DNA segment TTAGCTCCTTCTAATGCATCTTTTATAGTATCTACACCTTTTTCTAACTGAATATATTTCATACTTTCCACTTCTATTTCTTCGGAATTTTGGTCTAGTATCCATAGAGCAAGGGGTTCTAATCCTTTTTCTCTTGCTATAGATGCTTTTGTTCTTCGTTTTGGTTTATAGGGTAAATAGACGTCCTCCAAAGATGCTAATGTTTCTGTTTCCATTATCTGTTTCATAAGAGCATCGGTCATTTTTCCTTGCTCATCTATTGATTTTACAATGGATTCTCTTCTTTTATCTAATTCTCGTAATTGTTCTATTCTATCTCGGACTTTTGTTATAAACACTTCGTCCATACTTCCAGTCATTTCCTTTCTATAACGTGATATAAAAGGGACAGTTGATCCTGAATCTAAAAGGTCGACAGTTGACTGTACATTCTTGACTTCTAATAATAATTCTTTGGCAATTTTTCGAAAATGAATCTCATTCATCATAAACTATACTTCTCTTTATTTATATTTTTTCTTTTTTTAAAATAAAAACAGGGAAAGCATCTGTTCCCTGTTTTATATATATTGGTGTCATTATTGGTGTGTCATCTGTTTAGATGCTTGTAAATGGAATTCTACATTTACGGTGTTATAGATAAACTTGTCTTTGAGTTTGTCCATTGCTTGTGTTTCATCACCATATACTAAATTCCAATCTTTTCTATCTATGTTAAATTTTGCTTCAGCTACGAGAACGTCGTTTTCTAGTACTATACTGGTTGGAATAGTTATACTTTTTGTGATGCCTTTCAGTGTAAAATTTCCTGTAACTAAATGTGTTGGATTTGAAACAATAAATGTAGTAGCAGATTCAGGTGTAAAGTCGGTCTTAAATTCTTCTTTATCTTGAATTTTTGATGCATCAAAAGGTTCTACGGCTACTATTTCAAATCTTGCGGTGGGGAAGCTATCTGCTTGAAAAAAATCAGGTGATAGAAGATGTCCTTTTAATTTTGCATTTTCTTCTGCATCTATGGGTATATCTGATACGGTAAGTGTTTTTATATCTATTGTAAAATTACCACTTACTACTGATCCATTACTAACAGATATATGTCCTTCTGATATAGCGAATGTTCCATTGTGTTTTCCGACGGGTTTACTCCCAATCCATTTCACAATATTTTTTTCTCCCATCTCTATCATGTAATGATCTCCCGATTCGGTGCTTGCTATGAGTGCTTCTCCTGTGGATGTATTCTTCGTTCTATTACATCCTGTAATACTAACTATTGCAAAAAGAGCAATAGACATAAATACTAACTTCATAAATTATGTTTTTTTGTTTTTAGTGAATTGATTATAATTAACTTAATTAAAATGTAAAATAATGGCAATTTACATTTTTTTTAGAACATTTCATTATATAATTAAAATACGTATAAAAATAATGGAAATATTTTCAGAAAATGTAAAAATTATAAGTTATAAGTTGTGGGTTATAAATTTTAAGAATGGATATAGGTGTGAAAAATGAAATAGAACTTTGGAAAAACATAGAGAGTGTTCGAAAGATCATTTTTACATATGAGTTTTAAACTTACTGATAATCAAACAGTTATAAAACTACGAGTGTATCATAAAGTAATTTTTTGGAGTAAATTCATAATATTTATAAAATGTGTTATAAAAAGATTCTTTTATTTTCTTATAATATGTATGTGTTTATTTTATTTCTTATTATTGCATTTTGAAAATATTGTATTTATTTATTTGTTCTGCAATGCAAATGATTTCCAAAAAAAGTAATGCAAGAGTTCTCATGGGCAGAAGAGGAGAAAAACTTGCGAGTGATTTTCTGACACAGCAAGGGTATACTCTTTTAGCACAAAACTATAGATATAAAAAAGGGGAAATAGACATTATAGTATCCAAATCGGATATATTAATCTTTGTAGAGGTAAAGACAAGAAAAAATTCTCTTTACGGGTATCCCGAAGAAAGTGCCATGAGAGAAAGTAAAAAGGAAAAAATAATAGAAACGGCGGAGGGCTATGTAATGGAAATAAATTGGAAAGGGAACATACGGTTTGATATAATAAGTGTTATTCTCAGAAAAGTTCCCGAAATAAAACAATTTACAGATGTCTTTTAAAATGATGTGTTTTTTAGAAATACAATACTGATTCTTAGTTATTTTATATACAGATGAAAAATCTTTTTATGTTCGCAGTGAGTGTGTTGTGGTTTCCAAATCTGGTGTATAGTTTTGGTGGTTTTTTAGAAAATAAAGGACAGTGGGATGCTTCTGTGCATTATAGAGCAGATATGCCCGTTGGGTATTTTTTAGGAAGAGAAAATGGGTGGGTATATCTTTTAGAAGAAAGGCAATCGCATCATACAGTGGATTCTCCTTTTATGAATCCTTTTCAAGAGACGGAGGAAATAAAATATCCGCAAGCGGTTCATGTTCTTTTTCATAATACGAACAAAGTAAATATTAAGGGACATAAAACAGATGGTGTTCCTCATAATTTTTTTTTAGGGAACGACCCTAAAAAATGGGGACGGGATGCCAAACAGTATGGAGAAATATGGTATTGTGGAATATATGAGAACACGGACTTTCAGGTGATACACACAGAGAGGGGGTTGAAATATAATATATGGGCATACGCGGGGGCAA comes from the Chitinophagaceae bacterium genome and includes:
- a CDS encoding YceI family protein, which translates into the protein MKLVFMSIALFAIVSITGCNRTKNTSTGEALIASTESGDHYMIEMGEKNIVKWIGSKPVGKHNGTFAISEGHISVSNGSVVSGNFTIDIKTLTVSDIPIDAEENAKLKGHLLSPDFFQADSFPTARFEIVAVEPFDASKIQDKEEFKTDFTPESATTFIVSNPTHLVTGNFTLKGITKSITIPTSIVLENDVLVAEAKFNIDRKDWNLVYGDETQAMDKLKDKFIYNTVNVEFHLQASKQMTHQ
- a CDS encoding YraN family protein; protein product: MISKKSNARVLMGRRGEKLASDFLTQQGYTLLAQNYRYKKGEIDIIVSKSDILIFVEVKTRKNSLYGYPEESAMRESKKEKIIETAEGYVMEINWKGNIRFDIISVILRKVPEIKQFTDVF